The following are from one region of the Vibrio rarus genome:
- the accC gene encoding acetyl-CoA carboxylase biotin carboxylase subunit yields the protein MLDKLVIANRGEIALRILRACKELGIKTVAVHSTADRDLKHVLLADESICIGPARGIDSYLNIPRIISAAEVSGAVAIHPGYGFLSENADFAEQVEKSGFIFVGPKAETIRIMGDKVAAINAMKKAGVPCVPGSDGPLDDNATVNKAHAKRIGYPVIIKASGGGGGRGMRVVRAEADLIEAIAMTRAEAKAAFNNDIVYMEKYLENPRHVEVQIIADGQGGAIHLGERDCSMQRRHQKVVEEAPAPGITDDMRKYIGERCTRACLEINYRGAGTFEFLYENGEFYFIEMNTRIQVEHPVTEMVTGVDLIKEQLRVAAGQPLSYTQDDIKLRGHAIECRINAEDPERFLPCPGKIERFHAPGGMGVRWESHIYSGYTVPPHYDSMIGKLITFGENRDVAIARMKNALSEMIIEGIKTNVPLQLEIMNDENFQHGGANIHYLEKKLGLQ from the coding sequence ATGCTAGACAAATTAGTCATCGCGAACCGAGGCGAAATTGCGCTTCGTATTCTTCGCGCATGTAAAGAGCTAGGTATTAAAACCGTAGCCGTTCACTCAACCGCTGACCGTGATCTAAAACACGTACTGCTTGCTGACGAGTCCATCTGTATCGGTCCTGCTCGCGGCATCGACAGCTACCTAAACATCCCTCGCATTATTTCTGCGGCGGAAGTATCAGGCGCTGTGGCCATACACCCAGGTTACGGCTTCTTATCTGAGAATGCTGACTTTGCTGAACAAGTAGAGAAATCTGGCTTCATCTTTGTGGGTCCAAAAGCGGAAACCATCCGCATTATGGGTGACAAAGTTGCCGCTATCAATGCAATGAAAAAAGCGGGTGTTCCTTGTGTACCTGGTTCTGACGGCCCTCTTGATGACAATGCAACAGTAAACAAAGCTCACGCTAAACGCATTGGCTACCCTGTTATCATCAAAGCCTCTGGTGGTGGCGGTGGTCGTGGTATGCGCGTTGTACGTGCAGAAGCGGATCTTATTGAAGCCATTGCTATGACTCGTGCAGAAGCAAAAGCGGCCTTCAACAACGATATCGTTTACATGGAAAAATACCTTGAAAACCCTCGTCACGTTGAAGTTCAAATCATTGCTGATGGCCAAGGCGGCGCAATTCACCTAGGTGAACGTGACTGTTCTATGCAACGTCGTCACCAAAAAGTTGTAGAAGAAGCTCCAGCACCAGGTATTACTGATGATATGCGTAAGTATATCGGTGAGCGTTGTACGCGCGCTTGTCTTGAAATCAATTACCGCGGCGCAGGTACTTTTGAGTTCCTATACGAAAACGGCGAGTTCTACTTCATTGAAATGAACACCCGTATTCAGGTAGAGCACCCAGTAACAGAAATGGTGACCGGTGTTGACCTAATCAAAGAGCAACTTCGTGTTGCTGCAGGTCAACCACTATCCTACACCCAAGATGATATTAAACTGCGTGGCCACGCTATCGAATGTCGTATCAACGCAGAAGATCCTGAACGCTTCCTACCATGCCCAGGTAAAATTGAGCGCTTCCACGCTCCAGGTGGCATGGGCGTTCGTTGGGAATCTCACATCTACTCAGGTTACACAGTACCACCTCATTACGATTCAATGATTGGTAAACTAATCACCTTTGGTGAGAACCGTGATGTTGCCATTGCACGCATGAAAAATGCATTAAGTGAAATGATTATCGAAGGCATTAAAACAAACGTGCCACTACAACTTGAAATCATGAATGACGAAAACTTCCAACACGGTGGTGCTAATATCCACTACCTAGAGAAGAAGCTTGGTCTTCAGTAG
- the prmA gene encoding 50S ribosomal protein L11 methyltransferase produces the protein MPWIQIKLNATDKNAEQIGDMLMEQTGALSVTFLDAKDTPVFEPLPGETRLWGETDILALYDAEADTQWIISQIAASNLLEQGFAHKVEQLEDKDWEREWMDNFHPMKFGERLWVCPSWREIPEPDAVNVMLDPGLAFGTGTHPTTSLCLEWLEGLDLKDKTVVDFGCGSGILAIAAIKLGAKKVIGIDIDPQAIIASTANAERNGVKDQLALFLPQDQPEGLIADVVVANILAGPLRDLSPVIKSLVKDNGVLAMSGVLDTQAEDVANYYRDQFDIQPIAELQEWCRISGKKHSS, from the coding sequence ATGCCTTGGATTCAAATCAAACTTAACGCCACTGACAAAAACGCTGAACAAATCGGCGATATGTTGATGGAACAAACGGGTGCCCTTTCCGTTACTTTCTTAGACGCTAAAGATACCCCTGTTTTCGAACCACTACCGGGTGAAACTCGCCTATGGGGTGAAACTGATATTCTTGCGTTATACGATGCCGAAGCCGATACGCAATGGATAATAAGCCAAATAGCGGCCAGCAACCTTCTAGAACAAGGCTTTGCCCACAAAGTTGAACAGCTTGAAGATAAAGATTGGGAACGTGAGTGGATGGATAACTTCCACCCAATGAAATTTGGTGAGCGCCTATGGGTTTGCCCAAGTTGGCGTGAAATTCCAGAGCCTGATGCGGTCAACGTCATGCTCGACCCTGGCCTCGCTTTTGGTACAGGCACACACCCAACAACATCACTGTGTTTAGAGTGGTTAGAAGGTCTGGATCTTAAAGATAAAACTGTTGTCGATTTTGGCTGTGGTTCAGGTATTTTGGCGATCGCCGCGATCAAATTGGGTGCGAAAAAAGTTATTGGGATCGACATTGATCCACAAGCGATCATCGCTTCCACCGCCAATGCCGAACGTAATGGCGTAAAAGATCAGTTAGCGTTATTCCTTCCTCAAGACCAACCTGAGGGCCTAATTGCCGATGTTGTAGTCGCTAATATTTTAGCTGGCCCATTGCGTGACCTTTCTCCTGTTATCAAATCTCTAGTAAAAGACAACGGCGTACTTGCCATGTCTGGGGTGCTAGATACACAAGCAGAAGATGTCGCCAACTATTATCGCGACCAGTTTGATATACAACCAATTGCAGAACTGCAAGAGTGGTGTCGTATCTCAGGAAAAAAGCACTCTAGTTGA
- the dusB gene encoding tRNA dihydrouridine synthase DusB yields the protein MKIGKYQLKNNLIVAPMAGVTDRPFRELCLRYGAGMAVSEMMSSNPKTWNTTKSLQRRVHEAESGIRSVQIAGSDPQLMAEAAQFNVEGGAQIIDINMGCPAKKVNKKLAGSALLKHPELVQQILKAVVDAVDVPVTLKTRTGWDTEHKNCVDIAKMAEDCGIQALALHGRTRTCMYKGEAEYESIRAVKQAISIPVIANGDIDSPEKAKHVLEFTGADALMIGRPAQGRPWIFQEIQHYLEHGTTMSPLPMQEVKDIMLGHVHELHQFYGEFLGPRIARKHVGWYLKEHEQASEFRRIFNAIDVAPEQLDALQEYFNSYQ from the coding sequence TTGAAAATCGGTAAATATCAACTTAAGAACAATTTAATTGTAGCACCTATGGCCGGTGTTACAGATAGACCGTTTCGAGAGTTGTGTCTACGCTATGGTGCGGGTATGGCAGTCAGTGAAATGATGTCATCTAACCCTAAAACATGGAATACAACAAAATCACTGCAACGAAGAGTACACGAAGCTGAATCGGGCATTCGCTCGGTACAGATTGCAGGATCAGATCCACAATTAATGGCAGAAGCAGCACAATTTAATGTTGAGGGCGGTGCGCAAATCATCGATATCAACATGGGTTGTCCCGCTAAAAAAGTGAACAAAAAACTAGCCGGTTCAGCACTACTTAAGCACCCAGAACTTGTGCAACAAATTCTGAAGGCGGTGGTAGATGCGGTAGATGTCCCCGTGACATTAAAAACTCGAACCGGTTGGGATACAGAGCATAAAAACTGTGTCGACATCGCTAAAATGGCCGAAGACTGCGGCATTCAAGCACTCGCCTTACATGGTAGGACGCGTACTTGTATGTACAAAGGAGAGGCAGAATATGAAAGCATCAGAGCGGTCAAGCAAGCTATTTCAATACCTGTTATCGCCAATGGTGATATAGATAGCCCAGAAAAAGCAAAGCATGTACTGGAATTTACCGGTGCAGACGCATTGATGATTGGTCGTCCCGCCCAGGGTCGTCCATGGATTTTTCAAGAAATCCAACACTATTTAGAACACGGCACCACGATGTCTCCACTTCCTATGCAGGAAGTAAAAGACATTATGCTTGGTCACGTTCATGAACTTCATCAATTTTATGGTGAGTTCTTAGGTCCGCGCATTGCAAGAAAGCATGTGGGTTGGTACTTAAAAGAGCATGAACAAGCGAGTGAGTTTCGCCGTATCTTTAATGCTATCGACGTTGCTCCAGAGCAATTAGACGCATTACAAGAGTATTTCAATTCCTATCAATGA